Genomic window (Fretibacterium sp. OH1220_COT-178):
GTTCCGAAACCCGTCGGGCAATTGAAGCTGCACTCGGCCCTTCATGTCATAGGGCACAGAAAGGGCGTCCGCAACGTTCCATTGGGCGGCCCATGTGCTCTTTCGCCAGAGCCGGAGCAGCCGACGAACGGCCCAAAGCCTGGCGGTTCCCAGACGGAGGGGGTCGCCGCGATCGGAAAAAAGACCCGAGAGAAGTCCGGCGCACTCCCCGTCCACGAGCGGGGAGGGTTCGACGGGATAGGCACTCCACTCGTCCCAGAGCTCCTCGACCAAGGAGTTCAATCGGGTTCTCCAAGCTCCCGGCAGAGACGGAAGAGAACGGCCGCCAATTTCTGGGAATCGTGCCGCAGAAGATTGGACTCCGTCACCCGCATCATGGGGACCTCGATACAGGTGCAACCCAGCCGACGCAGCGCACTTCGCTGATGCCGATCCAAGTAGAGGGGTTCCGCACCGTCCCGGCGGTACGCACAGACGATATCGTCCGGTATGGGATCGCTGTTGACGATGATGTAATCCGGAATCGAGCCCAAGGCTGCGGCGACCCATTCGAGATGTTGAAGGACGTTCATCCCCTCGGTCTCCTCCGGCTGGGTCATCAGGTTGCAGATGTATGCCTTCGGCGCATGGGATTCCCTCAGCCTGTTCGCGAAGTCGGGCAGGAGAAGGTTGGGGATCACGCTGGTGAAGAGGCTCCCGGGTCCGAGCAAAATCATCTCCGCGCCGTCCACTGCTTCCAGCACGTCATCGAGGGGGCGGGCGTTCTGGGGTTCGACCCAGATCTCCTTGAGGTGGCGACCGTGCCGGGAGATGTCGAGCTCGCCGCGCACGCGCTCTCCGTCCTCGGTCGTGCCGACAAGGGCTATGGCCTCTGTGGTCACGGGCAAAACCTTGCCGCGTATGGCCAGAAGATGGTTCATCTGCTCGACGGCAAGCCGAAAATCGCCGCAGAGCTCCGACACCGCCAGAAGCAGCAAATTCCCCAAGCTGTGGCCGGCGAGTTCGCCCCGATCGAAACGAAAATCCAGCAGCCGCTTGAGCGAGTTGTCGTTCTCCGCCAGGGCCACCATGCAATTTCGAACATCTCCGGGCGGCAGAACCCCCCATTCGGTGCGGAGCCGACCGGAGCTTCCCCCCTCGTCCGTCACGGCGACAACGGCCGTGATATTTCGGGTGAAGGCCTTCATTCCCTTCAAAAGCGTCGAAAGCCCGGTTCCCCCGCCGACGGCGACGATGGAAGGCCCCGAGGACAGCCGGCGTGCGATGGCCCCCTGGAAAGGGTCTGTGGACCTGGCCCGTCTGCCGCGAAAAGGACGGACGTCAAACACCACCATCAGGAAGAAGGTCGTGAACACCCCCAGCGCAAAGCCTAGAGCCCAATCGATCACCATGACTGCACCCGTGCCTTGTCCCTGTGGATGATCCCGACGCCGCCCCGAAGGTCCTCGTAGCGTCGGTACAGCCATTCCGCAATCGCCACGGAGCGATGCCTGCCCCCCGTGCATCCGATGGCTACGTGCAGTTGAGCCTTGCCCGTCTCCAGATAGCGGGGCACGACAAAATCCAGAAAACGGCCGCTTTGCTCCAGAAAATCCACGGTCTCGGGGAAGGAACGGAGATAATCCCGGACGGCATCGTCCTCCCCCGTAAGGTTTTTCAGCTCGGGAACGTAGAAGGGATTGGGAAGGAAACGCACGTCCAGGACATAATTGCTGTCCTGGGGAACACCGTACTTGAAACCGAAGGAGCTGATGATCAGCGACGTTCCGTTTTCCGCATCGCCGCCGAATTCCTTGAGCAGGCGTTGCCGGTGCTGATGGAGGTCCATGAAGGACGTGTCGATAACCACGTTGGCCTGTTCGAGCAAAGGCGCGAGAAGTCTGCGTTCCCTACGTATTCCCTCCTGGATGGAGAGGTTTTCTCCCAGGGGATGGCGGCGGCGGGTCTGTTCGAAACGGCGGATCAGAGCCTCGTCCGACGTGTCCAAAAAGATGATCCGCACCCGCGGCATCGTGCTTCTGATGTCCTCGACCACCTTGAGAAATCCATCCGGGAGATCGACATTGCGGATATCTATCGTGGCGGCCACTCCCGTCTGCGATGCCTCACGATGTCCGGCCAACAGAAGGAAAAGCTGCGGCAGAAGGCTGGGAGGTATGTTGTCGATGGCGAAAAAGCCCAGATCCTCAAGTACCTTCAGAGCCGTAGTCTTGCCGGCTCCGGACATGCCCGTCACAATAACGAA
Coding sequences:
- a CDS encoding gluconeogenesis factor YvcK family protein, which produces MVIDWALGFALGVFTTFFLMVVFDVRPFRGRRARSTDPFQGAIARRLSSGPSIVAVGGGTGLSTLLKGMKAFTRNITAVVAVTDEGGSSGRLRTEWGVLPPGDVRNCMVALAENDNSLKRLLDFRFDRGELAGHSLGNLLLLAVSELCGDFRLAVEQMNHLLAIRGKVLPVTTEAIALVGTTEDGERVRGELDISRHGRHLKEIWVEPQNARPLDDVLEAVDGAEMILLGPGSLFTSVIPNLLLPDFANRLRESHAPKAYICNLMTQPEETEGMNVLQHLEWVAAALGSIPDYIIVNSDPIPDDIVCAYRRDGAEPLYLDRHQRSALRRLGCTCIEVPMMRVTESNLLRHDSQKLAAVLFRLCRELGEPD
- the rapZ gene encoding RNase adapter RapZ, encoding MKEHTEGVKQFVIVTGMSGAGKTTALKVLEDLGFFAIDNIPPSLLPQLFLLLAGHREASQTGVAATIDIRNVDLPDGFLKVVEDIRSTMPRVRIIFLDTSDEALIRRFEQTRRRHPLGENLSIQEGIRRERRLLAPLLEQANVVIDTSFMDLHQHRQRLLKEFGGDAENGTSLIISSFGFKYGVPQDSNYVLDVRFLPNPFYVPELKNLTGEDDAVRDYLRSFPETVDFLEQSGRFLDFVVPRYLETGKAQLHVAIGCTGGRHRSVAIAEWLYRRYEDLRGGVGIIHRDKARVQSW